A window of the Citrus sinensis cultivar Valencia sweet orange chromosome 9, DVS_A1.0, whole genome shotgun sequence genome harbors these coding sequences:
- the LOC102616859 gene encoding T-complex protein 1 subunit gamma-like has product MHSPVLVLKDSLKRESGTKVHHANIQASKAVADIIRTTLGPRSMLKMLLDASGGIVVTNDGNAILRELDVAHPAAKSMIELSRTQDEEVGDGTTSVIVLAGEMLHVAEEFINKNYHPTVICRAYNKALEDAVAVLDTIAMPIDANDRATVLGLVKSCIGTKFTSQFGDLLADLAIDATTTVGVDLGQGLREVDIKKYIKVEKVPGGQLEDSRVLKGVMFNKDVVAPGKMRRKIVNPRIILLDSPLEYKKGENQTNAELVKEEDWGVMLKIEEDYIENLCMLIVKFKPDLVITEKGLSDLACHYLSKAGVSAIRRLRKTDNNRIAKACGAVIVNRPDELQESDVGTGAGLFEVKKIGDEFFAFIVDCKDPKACTVLLRGASKDLLNEVERNLQDAMSVARNIIKNPKLVPGGGATELTVSATLKQKSSSIEGIEKWPYEAAAIAFEAIPRTLAQNCGVNVIRTMTALQGKHANGENAWIGIDGNTGAISDMKEGKIWDAYNVKAQTFKTAIEAACMLLRIDDIVSGIKKKQAPGSGQAPSKPQIETEADADSEQILPD; this is encoded by the exons ATGCATTCTCCAGTTCTCGTTCTCa AGGATTCCTTGAAGCGTGAATCTGGAACCAAGGTTCACCATGCCAATATACAGGCTTCCAAG GCTGTTGCCGATATCATTCGGACAACATTGGGTCCCCGGTCCATGTTAAAGATGCTACTTGATGCTAGTGGAG GGATTGTAGTTACTAATGATGGAAATGCTATTCTTCGTGAGCTTGATGTTGCACATCCAGCAGCTAAG TCAATGATTGAGTTAAGTCGAACTCAAGATGAAGAAGTAGGGGATGGAACAACATCTGTCATTGTGCTAG CTGGTGAGATGCTTCATGTTGCGGAAGAGTTCATCAACAAGAATTATCATCCTACGGTTATCTGTCGAG CTTACAATAAGGCTTTGGAGGATGCTGTTGCTGTGCTTGATACAATTGCAATGCCCATCGATGCAAATGATC GTGCAACAGTGTTGGGCCTGGTCAAGAGTTGCATTGGAACTAAGTTCACAAGCCAATTTGGGGATCTGCTAGCT GATCTTGCAATTGATGCCACCACTACTGTTGGTGTTGACCTTGGCCAAGGGTTGCGAGAGGTGGATATTAAGAAGTACATTAAAGTTGAGAAGGTCCCTGGTGGCCAGTTGGAAGATTCTAGGGTTCTGAAAGGAGTTATGTTCAACAAAGATGTTGTTGCCCCTGggaaaatgagaagaaaaattGTCAACCCACGTATTATCCTTCTTGATTCTCCCCTTGAGTACAAGAAAGGAGAGAATCAAACAAATGCTGAGTTGGTTAAGGAAGAAGACTGGGGAGTCATGTTGAAAATAGAAGAGGATTACATCGAAAACCTCTGCATGCTGATTGTGAAGTTTAAACCAGACTTGGTAATTACAGAGAAGGGGCTAAGTGATCTTGCATGCCATTATTTAAGCAAGGCTGGAGTTAGTGCAATTAGGAGGCTAAGGAAGACAGACAATAATAGAATTGCCAAAGCATGTGGCGCTGTTATTGTGAACAGACCAGATGAATTGCAGGAATCTGATGTTGGTACTGGGGCTGGGCTGTTTGAGGTTAAGAAAATTGGGGATGAATTCTTTGCATTCATTGTTGATTGCAAAGATCCAAAAGCTTGTACTGTACTCTTAAGAGGTGCTAGTAAGGATCTCCTGAATGAAGTGGAAAGGAATTTGCAG GATGCAATGTCTGTGGCAAGAAACATAATCAAGAATCCAAAACTAGTACCTGGTGGTGGGGCTACAGAATTAACAGTGTCTGCCACTCTAAAACAAAAGAGTTCCTCAATCGAAGGCATCGAAAAG TGGCCTTACGAAGCTGCTGCTATTGCTTTTGAGGCTATTCCAAGAACTTTGGCTCAGAATTGTGGCGTTAATGTAATTCGGACTATGACTGCTCTGCAAGGAAAA CATGCAAATGGTGAAAATGCATGGATCGGCATAGATGGAAACACTGGTGCAATTTCTGACATGAAAGAGGGGAAG ATCTGGGATGCATATAATGTGAAAGCACAGACATTTAAGACAGCAATTGAAGCTGCTTGCATGCTTCTGAGGATTGATGACATTGTCAGTGGAATTAAGAAGAAACAGGCCCCTGGCTCAGGCCAAGCTCCATCGAAGCCCCAGATTGAGACGGAGGCAGATGCAGATAGTGAGCAAATACTCCCTGATTAG